The window CGCTATGCAATTGAAATGCTTGACAATGAAATGAAATGTGCGTTATCTAACGTCCTCGACACGGGGGGGGGATATGAACAGATCGACCTAAAGCCGTTCGAAGAGCCCCTCTCCGAACGGCTTTTTGTTTTCTGTCTGCCTTCAAACCCAAATATCGACAGAGCTCCCGCCGGTGGAAAAGACCGTATTGCAGACTGACTTGACTGCAAAGACACCCTTAGTACGTCTGATTCCATATTAGAAGAACGCTAGCCAGCATTGGTGAAAGGGTGAGCTACCACTGCAAAAAGACACATGCAAACGTGTCAAAGAGATAGATCGCTACAACCTTTGGCACCAACCAAGAAAGGAGGTTCTATGCTATAGAAAAATTAACATTCAATCAACTATACTGACAAATCTACAAAACAGGAGGAGACAATGAAACTCGCCAAATCTCTTATTTCTGGCTATTTAATTCTGATGATCGTTCTTCTAAATGGATGTGCAAGCATAGTAAGCAAATCTGACTACCCTGTTTCATTCAACAGCTCACCTGAAGGTGCAATCATAACTATTACAAATTCAAGTGGAATTCAGCTTTACAAAGGAAAAACCCCAACTCAAGTAACCCTCAAAAGCAGTGAAGGTTTTTTCTCAGGAGCGAAATATACTGTAAAGTTTGAAAAAGAAGGCTACGAACCACAAATAATGGTTTTGGAAAAACAGCTTGACGGCTGGTATATAGGAAACATCCTTTTTGGTGGCTTGATCGGCCTTCTCATTGTCGACCCTGCCACCGGTGCAATGTGGAAGCTCCCCTCAAACATGCATGCTTCTCTGGCTGAAAAAACAACTGCTCTTATCATCGGCGAAAACAACCTTCGAATTGCTTTCCTTGATGACGTTCCTGCGAGCATGAGAAGCCAGATGATCAGGGTCCAATGATCATGGCAACCGGGGCACGTAATCTTGTTACGTGC is drawn from Geothermobacter ehrlichii and contains these coding sequences:
- a CDS encoding peptidase associated/transthyretin-like domain-containing protein, whose amino-acid sequence is MKLAKSLISGYLILMIVLLNGCASIVSKSDYPVSFNSSPEGAIITITNSSGIQLYKGKTPTQVTLKSSEGFFSGAKYTVKFEKEGYEPQIMVLEKQLDGWYIGNILFGGLIGLLIVDPATGAMWKLPSNMHASLAEKTTALIIGENNLRIAFLDDVPASMRSQMIRVQ